One region of Chlorobiota bacterium genomic DNA includes:
- a CDS encoding NUDIX domain-containing protein yields the protein MPISPYLHSLREKVGNQLLMVPSVSALIFNEAGHVLLAWHTDRQLWATVGGAIDPFERPEEAVVREVREELGVTVEPLRLIGAFSGPEFLVEYPNGDQTLYLAVAYHCRITSGQLQPDGEEVTDARYFPPSELATLAMPEHARMMVNAAIAMLGLDG from the coding sequence ATGCCAATCTCACCATATCTCCACTCCCTTCGTGAGAAGGTTGGGAACCAGTTGCTGATGGTCCCTTCGGTCAGTGCGTTGATTTTTAACGAGGCTGGCCACGTGCTGTTGGCGTGGCACACCGACCGCCAATTGTGGGCAACGGTTGGCGGCGCGATTGACCCGTTCGAAAGGCCGGAGGAAGCGGTGGTCCGCGAAGTTCGCGAGGAGCTTGGGGTGACGGTGGAGCCGCTGCGGCTGATTGGGGCGTTCAGCGGTCCGGAGTTTTTGGTGGAGTATCCGAACGGCGACCAGACCCTCTATCTGGCGGTGGCCTACCATTGCCGAATCACCTCGGGCCAGCTTCAGCCGGATGGCGAGGAAGTCACCGATGCGCGGTATTTTCCGCCATCCGAACTTGCCACGCTAGCAATGCCAGAACACGCACGGATGATGGTGAATGCCGCCATTGCCATGCTTGGGTTGGATGGGTGA
- a CDS encoding right-handed parallel beta-helix repeat-containing protein yields the protein MFRCLPSAAIVVLLFLWAMSAAAQQMEPRTYQIGTPEMDTLWVDPTNGNDANPRATRIAPVRTLSEAWRRIPSSMPLTRGFAIMLLPGEYPEESVPNYWESRWGSAQHPVMIATAPGFPPVTLPNVNVYDCRYFYLLNLSITGGGGDVLHFESCSYVLLRGVAVVGQGNIRNYEGPQEGLKINQSQQVYLEGCDISGATDNAVDFVGVQHGHIIDSKIHRANDWCIYLKGGSAYFRVESNEIYDGGTGGFTAGQGTGFQFMTSPWIHYEAYDLKIINNIIHDTEGAALGSRGDTTS from the coding sequence ATGTTTCGCTGTTTACCATCTGCCGCAATCGTTGTTCTTCTGTTTCTGTGGGCCATGTCCGCTGCTGCCCAGCAGATGGAGCCGCGCACCTACCAGATCGGTACGCCGGAAATGGACACGCTGTGGGTGGACCCCACCAACGGCAACGATGCCAACCCACGCGCCACACGAATCGCGCCGGTGCGGACCCTAAGCGAAGCATGGCGGCGTATCCCAAGCAGTATGCCGCTCACTCGTGGATTCGCCATTATGCTGCTGCCAGGTGAGTATCCAGAAGAATCGGTTCCGAATTACTGGGAGTCGCGCTGGGGCAGCGCGCAGCACCCCGTGATGATTGCCACCGCCCCGGGCTTCCCCCCCGTCACGCTGCCGAACGTGAACGTGTACGATTGCCGCTACTTCTACCTGCTGAATCTTTCCATCACCGGCGGCGGTGGCGATGTCCTCCATTTTGAATCATGCAGCTACGTCCTGCTGCGGGGGGTGGCGGTGGTGGGCCAGGGGAACATCCGCAACTACGAAGGACCGCAAGAGGGCTTGAAGATCAACCAATCCCAGCAGGTCTATCTGGAAGGTTGCGACATCAGCGGGGCAACCGATAACGCGGTGGATTTTGTTGGCGTTCAGCATGGCCACATCATTGATTCCAAAATCCACCGCGCCAACGATTGGTGTATCTACCTGAAAGGTGGATCGGCTTACTTCCGGGTGGAGTCGAACGAGATTTATGATGGCGGAACCGGCGGATTCACTGCCGGGCAAGGGACCGGCTTCCAGTTTATGACTTCACCGTGGATCCATTACGAAGCCTACGACCTGAAGATCATCAACAACATCATCCACGACACCGAAGGGGCTGCGCTGGGGTCCAGGGGGGATACAACATCTTGA
- a CDS encoding right-handed parallel beta-helix repeat-containing protein, with protein MMNLCTSYTAATMRGIGRRLATAFAVLAFALLCGTLPGVAQSLDPRAWDIGEPGPFLDVYVSPTGNDANNGLSRQTPVRNLRTAWARMTDTLLANIGYRINLMAGDHTCETPDCVPVLMQTVATTRQHPIIIRAADGAGSATVVGGLTLQNASNVYLMDFSIRSIPGQKPLSEVLLGVFSGQNILLRNLRLIAPDPVQYPSNSDVDAGVGILNSTNVHVEQCTLQGQTENGMAVVGSQNVELLKNVITQATGWGMMAFGGTAYFKAEANIVRDCRRGVSIGDASVAGFLVAPWVHYEVYDARVVNNLLHDVTGVPLRVAGGYNVLMAWNTLYRVAFDDTKAAPLFEAVHGVRSCENDSLCRAMLATGGWGADSAAGQPGPIPNRNVYLYNNVFFNPLPARTLVSHFAVDAPIATTEGTNIPNPSRADQNVRIKGNVIWNGGSGQHGILMMVSADGREPGCDPQNIDCNEIQLKQDNTINEFAPELVDPANGNYAPKPGGNLISARTFIAADFSWDDAPANPPVPSGSVSNGTPLDFSGGHRPAANSPGAFSGVSVQPIAPSAPSLIYPLDKENGISINPILQWDAAAAAGSYRVQLSTSSDFTTVLLEFVGVTTTSISVPDLNTATTYHWRVQSRNNVGVSDWSETRSFNTQPATLGAPTLIAPANQSPNAWTVLDFQWSPVPETQYYLLHIATDPGFTNPVKRIRNIQGTTLNVGILPNSQTLYWHVRAESNAGIGPWSETWSLTTATSGVASGKESAGMDVAAQPNPATGLAQFTATIPHAGAVRLRLVDALGNSVATIYDGELEAGTTTFQHDLAGLPAGIYFVRLQAAWGAVNQSLVVAR; from the coding sequence ATGATGAACCTCTGCACTTCTTACACTGCGGCAACGATGCGTGGAATTGGCCGACGGCTGGCAACGGCTTTCGCTGTTTTGGCGTTCGCGTTGCTGTGCGGCACGCTCCCCGGCGTTGCCCAATCGTTGGACCCTCGCGCTTGGGATATTGGCGAGCCGGGGCCATTTCTGGATGTCTATGTTTCGCCAACCGGGAACGATGCTAACAATGGCCTAAGCCGCCAAACCCCGGTGCGGAATCTGCGGACCGCGTGGGCGCGGATGACCGACACCCTGCTTGCCAACATCGGCTACCGGATTAACCTGATGGCGGGCGACCACACCTGCGAAACCCCCGACTGCGTGCCAGTCCTGATGCAAACGGTCGCCACCACGCGCCAGCACCCGATTATCATCCGCGCTGCCGATGGCGCGGGATCGGCAACGGTGGTGGGGGGGCTAACGCTGCAAAACGCCAGCAATGTCTATCTGATGGATTTTTCCATTCGCTCGATCCCCGGCCAGAAGCCTCTATCGGAGGTTCTGTTGGGGGTGTTTTCCGGGCAGAATATCCTGCTTCGCAACCTTCGCCTAATCGCTCCGGACCCGGTTCAATACCCTTCCAACAGTGATGTTGATGCGGGCGTTGGAATCTTGAATTCCACCAATGTTCACGTGGAGCAATGCACGCTGCAAGGGCAGACGGAGAACGGCATGGCCGTGGTCGGTTCGCAGAATGTGGAGCTGTTGAAGAACGTCATCACGCAGGCAACGGGGTGGGGGATGATGGCCTTTGGTGGCACGGCGTACTTCAAAGCGGAAGCCAACATCGTGCGCGATTGCCGGCGCGGCGTTTCCATTGGTGATGCCTCGGTTGCTGGCTTCTTGGTTGCGCCGTGGGTTCATTATGAGGTCTATGATGCCCGCGTGGTGAACAACCTTCTGCACGATGTCACCGGAGTTCCGCTGCGTGTTGCTGGCGGCTACAACGTGCTGATGGCCTGGAACACCCTGTACCGCGTTGCTTTCGATGACACCAAAGCCGCCCCACTTTTTGAAGCCGTCCATGGTGTCCGTTCCTGTGAGAATGATAGCCTGTGCCGCGCCATGCTTGCCACTGGCGGCTGGGGGGCCGACTCTGCCGCTGGCCAGCCGGGGCCAATCCCCAACCGGAACGTCTATCTGTACAACAACGTTTTCTTCAACCCGCTTCCGGCCCGGACCCTTGTTAGCCATTTTGCGGTTGATGCCCCAATCGCCACCACCGAAGGGACGAACATCCCCAACCCTTCCCGTGCGGACCAGAACGTGCGGATAAAAGGGAACGTGATCTGGAACGGCGGAAGCGGCCAGCATGGAATCCTGATGATGGTCTCTGCCGACGGGCGCGAGCCAGGTTGCGACCCGCAGAACATTGACTGCAACGAAATCCAGCTGAAGCAGGACAACACCATCAACGAGTTCGCGCCGGAGTTGGTGGACCCCGCCAACGGCAACTACGCGCCGAAGCCTGGGGGAAATCTGATCAGCGCACGGACGTTCATCGCCGCAGATTTTTCTTGGGACGATGCCCCGGCCAACCCGCCGGTTCCATCCGGTTCGGTCAGCAACGGTACGCCGTTGGATTTTTCCGGCGGACATCGCCCGGCGGCGAACTCACCCGGGGCATTCAGCGGCGTTTCTGTCCAGCCAATCGCGCCGTCGGCACCGTCGCTGATCTATCCGCTTGACAAAGAGAATGGGATTTCCATCAATCCAATTTTGCAATGGGATGCGGCTGCTGCTGCCGGAAGCTATCGCGTGCAGCTTTCCACCAGCTCCGATTTCACGACGGTGCTTCTGGAGTTCGTGGGCGTAACCACCACATCCATCTCCGTTCCCGATCTGAACACTGCCACCACCTACCACTGGCGTGTGCAGTCGCGGAACAACGTGGGCGTTAGCGATTGGTCCGAAACCCGCAGCTTCAACACCCAGCCGGCAACGCTTGGCGCGCCCACGCTGATTGCCCCCGCCAACCAATCCCCCAACGCCTGGACCGTGCTCGATTTCCAATGGTCCCCGGTTCCGGAAACGCAGTACTACCTGCTCCATATCGCCACCGATCCGGGCTTTACTAACCCGGTGAAACGGATCAGGAATATCCAAGGGACAACGCTGAACGTGGGGATTCTGCCGAACTCGCAAACCCTTTACTGGCACGTCCGTGCCGAAAGCAACGCAGGGATTGGCCCATGGTCCGAAACATGGAGCCTAACCACCGCAACCAGCGGCGTTGCATCGGGCAAGGAATCGGCAGGGATGGATGTTGCTGCGCAGCCAAATCCAGCAACCGGGTTGGCGCAGTTCACCGCCACAATCCCGCACGCCGGCGCGGTGCGGCTGCGGCTTGTTGATGCCCTGGGGAACAGCGTTGCCACGATCTACGACGGGGAGTTGGAGGCTGGCACAACCACTTTCCAGCATGATCTGGCGGGGCTTCCGGCAGGCATCTACTTTGTGCGGCTGCAGGCCGCGTGGGGCGCGGTGAACCAAAGCCTTGTGGTGGCGCGATGA